The proteins below come from a single Columba livia isolate bColLiv1 breed racing homer chromosome 26, bColLiv1.pat.W.v2, whole genome shotgun sequence genomic window:
- the TMEM39B gene encoding transmembrane protein 39B, whose product MAGGRRGPNRTSYCRNPLCEPGAAGGSGHSTSSSVTGVRSRTRSGSGTGLSSPPLATQTVVPLRHCKIPELPVERSVLFELQLFFCHLVALFVHYINIYKTVWWYPPSHPPSHTSLNFHLIDFNVLTVTTIVLARRLIGAIVKEASQSGKVSLPRSAFLVITRFAVLTGTGWSLCRSIIHLFRTYSFLNLLFLCYPFGMYIPFLQLNCDLRKTGLFSQVANIGPRDTGEVTSRGRDYLSVLKETWKQHTRQMYGMEAMPTHACCLSPDLIRNEVEYLKMDFNWRMKEVLVSSMLSAYYVAFVPVWFVKNTQYYDKRWSCELFLLVSISTSVILMQYLLPARYCDLLHKAAAHLGCWQKVDPALCSNVLQHQWTEECMWPQGVLVKHSKNVYKAVGHYNVAVPSDVSHFRFHFFFSKPLRILNILILLEGAVIFYQLYSLISSEKWHQTISLALILFSNYYAFFKLLRDRLVLGKAYSYSASRDSEQKLN is encoded by the exons ATGGCAGGGGGCAGGCGAGGCCCTAACCGGACATCCTACTGCCGAAACCCTCTCTGCGAGCCCGGGGCTGCTGGCGGCTCCGGCCACTCCACGAGTTCCTCTGTCACGGGTGTGCGCTCACGTACCAG GAGCGGTTCAGGTACAGGCCTTTCCAGCCCACCTTTGGCTACTCAGACCGTCGTCCCGCTCCGGCACTGTAAGATCCCGGAGCTGCCCGTGGAGCGCAGCGTGCTGTTCGAGCTCCAGCTCTTCTTCTGTCATCTCGTTGCTCTGTTTGTCCACTACATCAACATCTACAAAACCGTGTGGTGGTATCCGCCCTCCCACCCGCCTTCACACACATCACTG AACTTTCATCTTATTGACTTCAACGTGCTGACGGTGACAACGATCGTCCTGGCACGCCGGCTCATCGGTGCTATTGTGAAGGAG GCTTCGCAGAGCGGCAAAGTCTCGCTGCCACGCTCGGCTTTCCTGGTGATCACTCGGTTTGCTGTTCTcactggcacaggctggagTTTGTGTCGATCGATCATTCACCTTTTCAGAACCTACTCTTTCCTTAATCTCCTGTTCCTGTGTTACCC GTTCGGCATGTACATTCCCTTCCTTCAGCTGAACTGTGACCTGCGCAAGACCGGCCTCTTCTCCCAGGTGGCCAACATCGGGCCCAGGGACACAGGCGAGGTGACGTCCAGGGGCAGGGACTACCTGAGCGTCCTGAAGGAGACCTGGAAGCAGCACACGCGCCAGATGTACGGCATGGAGGCCATGCCCACGCACGCCTGCTGCCTCTCCCCAGACCTCATCCGCAACGAGGTGGAATACCTGAAAATGGACTTTAACTGGCGGATGAAGGAGGTGCTGGTGAGCTCCATGCTCAGTGCCTACTACGTGGCCTTTGTGCCCGTCTGGTTTGTGAAG AACACTCAGTACTATGACAAACGCTGGTCGTGTGAGCTTTTCCTTCTGGTTTCCATCAGCACGTCGGTGATCCTGATGCAGTACCTCTTGCCCGCGCGCTACTGTGACCTGCTCCACAAAGCCGCAGCGCACCTGGGCTGCTGGCAGAAGGTCGATCCTGCCCTCTGCTCCAACGTGCTGCAGCATCA GTGGACAGAGGAGTGCATGTGGCCGCAGGGAGTGTTGGTGAAACACTCCAAGAACGTGTACAAAGCCGTGGGTCACTACAACGTGGCGGTGCCCTCGGACGTCTCGCACTTCCGCTTCCAC ttttttttcagcaaaccACTGAGAATCCTCAACATCCTGATCCTGCTGGAAGGAGCCGTCATCTTCTACCAGCTTTACTCACTGATCTCTTCAGAGAAGTGGCACCAGACTATCTCGCTGGCTCTGATCCTCTTCAGCAATTACTACGCCTTCTTCAAGCTGCTGCGTGACCGTCTGGTGCTGGGCAAAGCCTACTCGTACTCTGCCAGCAGAGACTCAGAGCAGaagttaaattaa
- the MARCKSL1 gene encoding MARCKS-related protein: MGSQGSKAAKAEGTAPPSGHAAATEPAKANGQENGHLRLNGDMTAKAGGEAAPLNGNGSSEPPQEENKGEPGGGDAIEPAPPAEGGDAKPEGAAAPKDTPKKKKKFSFKKSFKLSGISFKKNKKEAGDSSGSSPMEDQGKAEAKGEENPACSAGGTEPSAPPEEPGSPAGQEGAEPKGEDGEAGGGEEEQEKQPGENQGDNTAKTEEPSKPAGPEPAAAPAALEQKEE, from the exons ATGGGCAGCCAGGGCTCCAAGGCGGCCAAGGCGGAGGGCACAGCCCCGCCGAGCGGCCACGCCGCCGCCACCGAGCCCGCCAAGGCCAACGGGCAG GAAAACGGCCATTTGAGGCTCAACGGGGACATGACGGCCAAGGCGGGTGGCGAGGCGGCCCCGCTGAACGGGAACGGCTCGTCCGAACCCCCCCAGGAGGAGAACAAGGGCGAGCCGGGCGGCGGGGACGCCATCGAGCCCGCTCCCCCAGCCGAAGGGGGAGACGCCAAACCCGAAGGTGCTGCGGCTCCTAAGGACACCcccaagaagaagaagaagttcTCGTTCAAGAAATCCTTCAAGCTGAGCGGGATCTCAtttaagaagaacaagaaagaagctGGGGACTCCTCTGGGTCCTCTCCCATGGAGGACCAAGGCAAGGCGGAGGCCAAGGGCGAGGAGAACCCCGCTTGTTCTGCTGGTGGGACGGAGCCCTCAGCGCCCCCCGAGGAGCCGGGCAGCCCTGCcgggcaggagggagctgagCCCAAGGGGGAGGatggagaagcaggaggaggcgaggaggagcaggagaagcagcCAGGGGAAAACCAGGGGGACAACACAGCCAAAACAGAGGAGCCCTCGAAACCCGCGGGGCCTGAGCCGGCAGCAGCTCCGGCAGCGCTGGAGCAGAAGGAAGAGTAG